Proteins from a genomic interval of Clostridium cochlearium:
- a CDS encoding YlmC/YmxH family sporulation protein, with translation MEVVEINSGTRLGFIKDFKVDTENYKITSILMPNEKISIFGKNNDIEIPWYRIKKIGVDVILVDAEDIFEGQIQ, from the coding sequence ATGGAGGTTGTGGAAATAAATTCAGGAACTAGACTTGGATTTATAAAAGATTTTAAAGTTGATACTGAAAACTATAAAATAACATCAATATTAATGCCTAATGAAAAGATATCTATTTTTGGAAAGAATAATGATATAGAAATACCCTGGTATAGAATAAAAAAAATAGGGGTAGATGTAATACTAGTAGATGCAGAAGATATATTTGAAGGGCAAATTCAGTAG
- the nrdR gene encoding transcriptional regulator NrdR, translated as MKCPYCSYNESKVVDSRSTEDNMSIRRRRECLECGKRYTTYEKIESVPILVIKKNLNREYFDRDKIVNGIIKACQKRPVSRHQIEEIVDEVEKKINNSMITEVNSKYIGELIMEKLKEVDEVSYVRFASVYRQFKDIDTFMEEIKKLRNQ; from the coding sequence ATGAAATGTCCATATTGTTCATACAACGAAAGTAAAGTAGTAGATTCTCGATCAACAGAAGATAATATGTCCATAAGAAGAAGAAGAGAATGTTTGGAATGTGGTAAGAGATATACCACCTATGAGAAAATAGAAAGTGTTCCTATATTGGTTATTAAGAAAAATTTAAATAGAGAATATTTTGATAGAGATAAAATAGTTAATGGAATAATAAAGGCTTGTCAAAAAAGACCAGTATCAAGGCATCAAATTGAAGAAATAGTAGATGAAGTAGAGAAAAAAATTAATAATTCTATGATAACTGAAGTAAACTCAAAATATATAGGAGAACTCATTATGGAAAAATTAAAGGAAGTAGATGAAGTATCCTATGTAAGATTTGCTTCTGTATATAGGCAGTTCAAAGACATAGATACCTTTATGGAAGAGATAAAAAAACTTAGAAACCAGTAA
- a CDS encoding response regulator, with translation MLEDSILIVDDEEHIRELIRYNLEKQGYKIFCAENGKEALETAKDKKPTLILLDVMLPKMDGYDVCKEIRRDTSISTTPIIMITAKGEELDKVLGLELGADDYITKPFSIRELIARIKAVLRRTVLQNTEEPFKFEDLKMDFEKHEVVKDGEKVDLTLKEFQLLEILIKNKGRVLTREYLLDKIWGYEYIGETRTVDVHIRHLRQKIEKDDKNPKYIETIRGVGYRFNLNIN, from the coding sequence ATGTTAGAAGATAGTATTTTAATAGTGGATGATGAAGAGCATATTAGAGAGCTTATTAGATATAATTTAGAAAAACAAGGTTATAAAATTTTTTGTGCTGAAAATGGAAAAGAAGCTTTAGAAACAGCTAAAGACAAAAAGCCTACATTAATTTTATTAGATGTTATGTTACCTAAAATGGATGGATATGATGTATGCAAAGAAATAAGGAGAGATACTTCTATATCTACTACACCAATTATAATGATAACTGCTAAAGGTGAAGAATTGGACAAAGTACTGGGATTAGAACTTGGTGCAGATGATTATATAACAAAACCTTTTTCTATTAGGGAACTAATTGCTAGAATAAAAGCTGTGCTGAGAAGAACCGTATTACAAAATACCGAGGAACCCTTTAAATTTGAGGATTTGAAAATGGATTTTGAAAAACATGAAGTAGTAAAAGATGGAGAAAAGGTTGATTTAACTCTTAAAGAATTTCAACTGTTAGAGATACTTATTAAAAATAAGGGACGGGTACTAACTAGAGAATACTTATTAGATAAGATATGGGGATATGAATACATAGGAGAAACTAGGACAGTAGATGTACATATAAGACATCTAAGGCAAAAAATAGAGAAAGATGATAAAAACCCTAAGTATATAGAAACTATTAGAGGAGTTGGATATAGGTTTAATTTAAACATAAATTAA